In Epinephelus lanceolatus isolate andai-2023 chromosome 13, ASM4190304v1, whole genome shotgun sequence, the following are encoded in one genomic region:
- the rpl7l1 gene encoding 60S ribosomal protein L7-like 1, with amino-acid sequence MAEAESKKVIKLVPEYLLKKRKAYQAIKATQAKLALLEKRKVCKGKAIKFKRLEDFLKDSHRRHRDETRIRRSEHRPPAPLPPAKNRLAFAVRIREIKGVSPKVMKVIQMLRLRKIFSGAFVKINKTSVAMMKMVEPYVAWGFPNLKSVRELILKRGQTRIGRRRVPLTDNTFIEQHMGKHGIICLEDLIHEIYSVGKGFRAANNFLLPFKLSVARHAARDKAGLLKDLGNPGFRNTDINAIIRQLN; translated from the exons ATGGCCGAAGCGGA ATCAAAGAAAGTGATCAAGTTAGTTCCTGAGTATCTCCTGAAAAAGAGGAAAGCCTACCAGGCCATCAAAGCCACACAAGCCAAGCTAGCACTGCTTGAGAAGAGGAAG GTATGCAAAGGCAAAGCAATTAAGTTTAAGCGTTTGGAAGACTTCTTGAAAGACAGCCACAGGAGGCATCGTGATGAAACTCGCATCCGGAGGTCTGAGCACAGGCCAcctgctcctctgcctcctgcTAAGAACAGGCTAGCCTTCGCCGTCCGCATCAGAGA GATCAAAGGTGTCAGTCCCAAAGTGATGAAGGTGATCCAGATGTTGAGACTGAGGAAGATCTTCAGCGGGGCCTTTGTCAAAATCAACAAGACCTCAGTAGCCATGATGAAGATGGTGGAGCCGTATGTGGCCTGGGG ATTTCCCAACTTGAAGTCTGTTCGTGAGCTCATTCTGAAGAGAGGACAGACCAGGATCGGCAGGAGGAGAGTTCCTCTCACAGACAACACCTTCATCGAGCAGCACATGG GTAAACATGGCATCATCTGTTTGGAGGACCTGATTCACGAGATCTACTCGGTTGGTAAGGGCTTCCGAGCTGCCAAcaacttcctgttgcctttcaaGCTGTCGGTTGCTCGTCACGCAGCCAGGGATAAGGCTGGGCTGCTTAAGGACCTTGGAAACCCTGGATTTCGCAACACAGACATTAACGCCATCATCAGACAACTGAACTGA
- the LOC144466560 gene encoding uncharacterized protein LOC144466560, which produces MSKYITQLEVSLDKAEEQMLQSQGFKKIPTDLNKGAGGKYIYVWYKTESCDAPITRIQFTFRDDMAAGLITAGFTKIPKDLNAGAKGDAIYLWYLQGSTEHDYPIVDIEFSVSAASEAPKFGLGLERLALDLNRGNDGDWIHAWVKREKETYVCDVTATAGFGSDAAWFKAGYIRMDEDINRGAGGAYVFIWYRLTTDPKLALSDLKVSTNDSEYQQYQQQDYTPVSVNLNEGTGGNVVYLWWKKEKCSPIKDVTLLLNMDAVDLYEKAGVIVIKRNLNSGNNGRCEYLCVYR; this is translated from the coding sequence ATGAGCAAATACATCACACAACTTGAGGTGTCCCTTGATAAAGCTGAGGAGCAAATGCTCCAATCACAGGGCTTCAAGAAAATCCCTACTGATCTGAACAAAGGAGCAGGAGGGAAATACATCTATGTTTGGTATAAAACAGAATCCTGCGACGCACCGATCACCAGGATTCAGTTTACATTCAGAGATGATATGGCTGCTGGATTGATCACAGCAGGGTTCACAAAGATCCCTAAAGATCTCAATGCTGGAGCAAAGGGTGATGCCATCTACCTTTGGTACCTTCAAGGGAGCACCGAGCATGATTATCCAATAGTAGACATTGAATTCAGTGTAAGTGCAGCAAGTGAAGCCCCAAAGTTTGGCCTTGGCTTGGAGAGACTGGCCCTTGATCTAAACCGCGGAAATGATGGTGACTGGATCCACGCCTGGgtgaaaagagagaaggaaacctatgtctgtgatgtcactgccaCTGCTGGCTTTGGATCTGATGCTGCCTGGTTTAAGGCAGGCTACATCCGTATGGATGAAGACATCAACAGAGGTGCAGGAGGGGCCTATGTCTTCATCTGGTACCGTCTCACCACCGACCCCAAGCTTGCACTCAGTGATCTGAAAGTCTCCACAAATGATAGCGAATATCAGCAGTATCAGCAGCAAGATTACACGCCAGTAAGTGTTAACCTCAACGAGGGTACCGGAGGCAACGTGGTGTACCTGTGGTGGAAGAAGGAGAAATGCAGTCCCATTAAGGATGTCACCCTGCTTCTCAACATGGATGCTGTTGATCTTTATGAGAAGGCTGGTGTCATTGTTATCAAAAGAAATCTCAACTCAGGCAATAATGGCAGGTGTGAGTACCTGTGTGTCTATCGCTGA